One genomic window of Daphnia pulex isolate KAP4 chromosome 10, ASM2113471v1 includes the following:
- the LOC124206171 gene encoding probable ribonuclease ZC3H12C isoform X1, whose translation MLLRFDSTLAQHGPMTWIPSGSSSSTDRFLPPLPVLAHLPPPYSLLFPPPPAAEMEETDPSPTAHKPCLAAKRPLMAPYSEAAKALLSSPLPPELVVDFKGCSTSSTASPTISLRNSTSENNVHHLPAESGDRRLDGTGSNLACRTLSDGARKSYARRKLESEDSSYDSDYECSDSLNLALTGLSGDLIQSVAGVAQQHEDISRTVSDTLAAEFNEYVCIYNPSFQRLKETARDDSDDSDESPLACATDPSYSNRVEFALKLGYTEQQVQKALVKLGQPTQNELLAELIRLASLAGPGSTEGIESQSDCVRSHRPLSITSSDEAVLRHVVIDGSNVAISHGNKEIFSCRGIQLCVDWFRARGHREITVFVPMWRKETSKIDAPIANQEILLELEKERMLVFTPSRQVGGRRLVCYDDRYILRLAAETDGIVVSNDNYRDLVSENPEYRKIVEERILMYSFVNDRFMPPEDPLGRNGPKLDRFLRKLPAKGSAEATAPPCPYGKKCTYGNKCKYYHPERGNVPQKTISERLAEQTVARKIRESSPTCKTFSLPLTKNFASPTAGKPPSPVKKTPLARTKSIVPTLSLLPPELTEERPVQDGPKPEEADTRAPILKSRSVENMARLSPVRSVIQAQQQIPHGLMLHAPPPAFSVPPPPMTMDGFGSNSINWNRSGHVPLGQQLSDPPSVTSSSGVEEPDDSARPNPHRKVQRQLTLNPLNPACDPRLYTLKGLAPPYPPPPISVHSIVTRNASAPAPTSQLHARSHPHVQPAGSNNHMQRLNSTSDTQLNLYGAAAAASAAMPGSQDWSSQGLTDPFDEWTNSPPPPLPPVQPSQHMHQQQHSWASRTSSLPAHQHLSSSPVQAFNENGPNSKSEARYKLFYHLAAIFPEEQVRQVMSLMPDETNAQKICAAILALYPKDN comes from the exons ATGCTTCTGCGATTTGATTCTACG TTGGCTCAGCACGGTCCGATGACATGGATCCCGTCCGGTTCGTCTTCTAGTACCGATCGATTCTTACCGCCTCTACCAGTGCTGGCTCATCTTCCTCCGCCATATTCTCTCTTGTTCCCGCCTCCTCCGGCCGCTGAAATGGAAGAAACAGACCCGTCGCCTACTGCGCACAAACCCTGTCTGGCAGCCAAACGGCCCTTAATGGCCCCTTACAGCGAAGCGGCTAAAGCCTTACTCAGTTCACCTCTTCCGCCTGAATTGGTCGTCGACTTTAAAG GTTGCAGCACGTCGTCGACAGCGTCGCCTACCATTTCGCTGCGCAATTCAACTTCGGAAAATAACGTTCATCACCTTCCAGCCGAGAGTGGCGATCGAAGATTGGACGGAACCGGATCCAATCTCGCTTGCCGGACACTCAGCGATGGTGCTCGGAAGAGTTATGCCCGTCGCAAACTGGAATCAGAGGACTCGAGTTACGATTCCGATTACGAGTGTTCCGATAGCCTTAACTTGGCATTGACAGGTCTGTCAGGTGACCTTATCCAATCGGTTGCGGGTGTGGCTCAACAGCACGAAGACATTTCCCGGACTGTGTCCGACACCCTGGCCGCCGAGTTCAATGAATACGTCTGCATCTACAATCCGTCTTTCCAGAG GTTGAAGGAAACGGCACGCGATGATTCCGACGACTCCGACGAGAGTCCCCTCGCCTGTGCCACTGACCCGTCTTATTCGAATCGGGTCGAATTTGCCTTAAAATTAGGTTATACCGAGCAGCAAGTTCAAAAAGCTTTGGTCAAATTGGGGCAACCAACCCAGAATGAACTTTTGGCCGAACTCATTCGTTTGGCATCTCTAGCCGGACCAGGGTCGACGGAAGGAATCGAATCACAGTCGGATTGTGTTCGATCGCATCGTCCATTGTCCATCACTAGTTCAGATGAGGCGGTGCTAAGGCATGTCGTCATCGATGGAAGCAACGTAGCCATTAG CCATGGCAACAAGGAAATTTTCTCATGTCGAGGAATCCAGCTGTGTGTAGACTGGTTCCGCGCCAGAGGTCACCGTGAAATAACCGTCTTCGTTCCCATGTGGCGGAAAGAAACGTCTAAAATTGACGCGCCCATAGCCA ATCAAGAGATTTTGCTGGAATTGGAAAAGGAACGAATGCTGGTTTTCACTCCGTCAAGGCAAGTCGGTGGCCGTCGTTTGGTTTGCTACGACGATCGGTACATTTTACGATTGGCGGCCGAGACGGACGGCATTGTCGTATCCAACGACAACTACCGCGATCTGGTGTCTGAAAACCCAGAATATCGAAAGATAGTCGAAGAGCGCATCCTGATGTACTCGTTCGTTAACGATCGGTTTATGCCGCCTGAAGATCCTTTGGGTCGTAATGGACCCAAGCTGGATCGCTTCCTGCGCAAACTTCCAGCCAAGGGATCCGCAGAAGCTACTGCCCCTCCGTGTCCGTATGGCAAAAAATGTACCTATGGAAACAAGTGCAAATATTATCATCCGGAGAGAGGCAATGTCCCTCAGAAAACCATCAGCGAACGGTTGGCCGAGCAGACGGTGGCAAGAAAAATCCGCGAATCTTCTCCGACATGCAAAACGTTTAGTCTTCCGTTGACGAAAAATTTTGCCAGCCCAACGGCCGGCAAACCGCCCAGTCCTGTGAAGAAAACGCCACTCGCACGGACGAAATCAATCGTGCCAACACTGTCACTTCTTCCTCCGGAATTGACTGAAGAGAGACCAGTTCAAGACGGCCCTAAGCCGGAAGAGGCCGACACAAGGGCGCCTATTCTCAAGAGCCGCAGTGTAGAAAACATGGCCCGGCTTTCGCCAGTTCGGTCAGTGATCCAAGCACAACAGCAAATCCCTCACGGTCTAATGCTTCACGCTCCTCCACCCGCTTTCTCCGTCCCTCCGCCACCAATGACCATGGATGGATTCGGAAGCAACAGTATTAACTGGAACAGAAGCGGACATGTCCCCTTGGGCCAACAGTTATCAGATCCGCCCTCCGTGACTTCTTCCAGCGGGGTAGAAGAGCCCGACGACTCTGCTCGACCTAATCCGCACCGGAAGGTTCAACGTCAGCTGACATTGAATCCATTGAACCCAGCATGCGATCCGCGATTGTACACCTTAAAGGGCTTGGCTCCGCCTTATCCGCCTCCGCCCATTTCCGTCCATTCGATCGTCACTCGCAACGCATCCGCTCCGGCACCAACGTCTCAACTTCACGCTCGCTCCCATCCACATGTGCAACCCGCAGGATCCAACAATCACATGCAACGACTGAACAGCACATCCGACACACAACTTAATTTATacggggctgctgctgctgcgtcgGCGGCCATGCCCGGCTCGCAAGACTGGAGCTCACAGGGTCTGACAGATCCTTTTGACGAATGGACCAACTCTCCTCCTCCGCCATTACCACCCGTTCAGCCGTCTCAACACatgcatcaacaacaacattcttGGGCCAGCCGAACTTCCAGTCTGCCAGCTCATCAACACCTGTCTTCATCGCCGGTGCAAGCCTTCAACGAGAACGGGCCCAACAGTAAAAGCGAAGCACGTTACAAGCTCTTTTATCACTTGGCTGCCATCTTTCCTGAAGAGCAGGTGCGACAAGTGATGTCACTGATGCCTGACGAAACAAACGCCCAGAAAATCTGCGCTGCCATTTTGGCACTGTACCCCAAAGACAATTAG
- the LOC124206173 gene encoding N-alpha-acetyltransferase 80-like isoform X2: MEKDKVIIVALHDKPDLIEDCAKILNEEWPRSKTARMRTIENSNPNLPISLLLIKNTQQNKDEVVGHAKISRLPLVPGTCLIESVLVNPVNRGKGFGKLLMEECEKLATQFGFSWAILSTHDKQEFYRKLGYEFCQPVCQYGAPPSSASHLKQLNLIKPRRRSVKQDLVRDRS; the protein is encoded by the exons ATGGAAAAAGACAAAGTGATCATAGTAGCCCTTCATGATAAACCTGATCTAATAGAAGATTGTGCTAAAATTCTGAATGAGGAGTGGCCCCGAAGTAAAACAGCAAG GATGAGAACAATTGAAAACTCAAATCCTAACCTTCCGATTTCTCTGTTGttaataaaaaacacacaacaaaataaagatGAGGTAGTTGGACATGCAAAGATCTCAAGATTACCACTAGTGCCAGGAACATGTTTGATTGAGTCAG TTTTAGTAAATCCAGTCAATAGGGGAAAAGGTTTCGGTAAGCTGCTTATGGAAGAATGTGAGAAACTTGCAACTCAGTTTGGATTTTCATGGGCAATACTTTCCACTCATGATAAACAGGAATTTTATCGGAAATTAGGCTATGAATTTTGTCAGCCAGTATGCCAATATGGCGCGCCTCCATCAAGCGCATCACATTTA AAACAACTCAACCTAATAAAGCCTCGGAGACGGTCAGTAAAACAGGACCTTGTGAGGGATCGGTCTTAA
- the LOC124206173 gene encoding N-alpha-acetyltransferase 80-like isoform X1, with amino-acid sequence MEKDKVIIVALHDKPDLIEDCAKILNEEWPRSKTARMRTIENSNPNLPISLLLIKNTQQNKDEVVGHAKISRLPLVPGTCLIESVLVNPVNRGKGFGKLLMEECEKLATQFGFSWAILSTHDKQEFYRKLGYEFCQPVCQYGAPPSSASHLLETTQPNKASETVSKTGPCEGSVLKTKTAFPQPPPLPEFTNISVPAKKVYMKKSLKQ; translated from the exons ATGGAAAAAGACAAAGTGATCATAGTAGCCCTTCATGATAAACCTGATCTAATAGAAGATTGTGCTAAAATTCTGAATGAGGAGTGGCCCCGAAGTAAAACAGCAAG GATGAGAACAATTGAAAACTCAAATCCTAACCTTCCGATTTCTCTGTTGttaataaaaaacacacaacaaaataaagatGAGGTAGTTGGACATGCAAAGATCTCAAGATTACCACTAGTGCCAGGAACATGTTTGATTGAGTCAG TTTTAGTAAATCCAGTCAATAGGGGAAAAGGTTTCGGTAAGCTGCTTATGGAAGAATGTGAGAAACTTGCAACTCAGTTTGGATTTTCATGGGCAATACTTTCCACTCATGATAAACAGGAATTTTATCGGAAATTAGGCTATGAATTTTGTCAGCCAGTATGCCAATATGGCGCGCCTCCATCAAGCGCATCACATTTA TTAGAAACAACTCAACCTAATAAAGCCTCGGAGACGGTCAGTAAAACAGGACCTTGTGAGGGATCGGTCTTAAAAACTAAAACCGCATTTCCACAGCCGCCACCTTTACCGGAGTTTACTAATATTTCTGTTCCCGCTAAAAAAGTATACATGAAAAAATCTCTAAAGCAATAA
- the LOC124206172 gene encoding uncharacterized protein LOC124206172, producing the protein MLVLKQTIKTEKKKKQRGVDLIDAVVCYSFSISKFLVSNFSTEFLMSNNTKRIVPWISMEEWTRVYQQVYSNKIEERWAGLNQMTMWKSRVDKLSLGVECSLYLLQAILRDEEYKMDPNSALSENDVVLMYSTAIIRFINLISHLGQVDLRHQPISAIAEMAGIPDWLVSIRHEATHAKMPSLDILRPGANLAMDWLKENYWRTEEEDSYDLYWPESKRATSRMMLAKTKMAEEGKNTGSAASKHAVIPEELQLAVSMLVVLLKEMGCRNSFNEIQSRDLHQYAYELWLQTKIPSTPLNKKEIAKLAIPLKKILALIFDEIKRILSEWVETDGVEGIEQTEKVDALKGKCFISALCQSPHLLKKPEKGTIFSNLKPIWTLIQQWQTVPYLMNKLVTIEVEDDQQQRVFLSLIGDMTNAVLHARNNPENEKNVFKFDEGLRSVDWDKMTHAILLEPHPETWNTVSKVFLLYDPPVNAKKKEKVAALLRLYLGKDTSAEPSERAAFGKSTIHSKIFTAAMLNPQNEKPVLKRDSGNQHSQDNKYSADQAPVIDEWTLCSEHDWSRVPIGSLPSITTDKLELEGVDWELVEVEASDCNSDRIVNGTKRTGERFDWNSLLRKRRRRGGLTKEGPVGHVAKTQ; encoded by the exons ATGTTGGTACTGAAGCAGacgataaaaacagaaaagaaaaaaaaacaacgaggAGTTGATTTGATAGACGCTGTTGTgtgttattcattttcaatttcgaaatttcttgtttcgaatttttccACAGAATTCCTGATGTCCAACAATACGAAACGAATAGTCCCATGGATTTCcat GGAAGAGTGGACACGGGTTTATCAACAAGTGTACTCTAACAAAATTGAGGAGAGATGGGCGGGACTGAATCAAATGACAATGTGGAAATCTAG ggTTGACAAGCTATCTCTAGGTGTTGAATGCTCTTTGTATTTGTTACAAGCAATTTTACGTGATGAGGAATACAAGATGGATCCTAACAGTGCCCTGTCTGAAAACGATGTGGTTTTAATGTACTCCACTGCCATCATTAG GTTCATCAATTTGATATCTCATTTAGGACAAGTAGATTTAAGACATCAACCCATATCCGCCATTGCCGAAATGGCAGGGATTCCCGACTGGCTTGTCAGTATTCGGCACGAGGCTACCCACGCCAAGATGCCTTCTTTGGATATCTTGAGGCCAG GCGCCAACTTGGCTATGGATTGGTTGAAG GAAAATTATTGGCgtaccgaagaagaagatagctATGATCTTTATTGGCCCGAGTCCAAGAGGGCCACATCTCGAATGATGCTTGCCAAAACGAAAATGGCAGAGGAAGGGAAGAATACGGGTTCGGCTGCCTCCAAGCATGCAGTAATACCTGAAGAATTGCAACTAGCCGTGTCTATGCTAGTAGTGCTTCTTAAGGAAATGGGCTGTCGGAATTCTTTCAATGAAATTCAGTCGCGAGACCTTCACCAGTACGCTTACGAACTTTGGCTCCAGACCAAGATCCCTTCCACTCCTttgaacaaaaaggaaattgccAAATTGGCAATACCGTTAAAGAAAATCCTTGCATTaatatttgatgaaatcaaacgGATATTGTCTGAATGGGTGGAAACTGATGGGGTTGAGGGAATTGAACAGACGGAAAAAGTCGACGCACTCAAAGGGAAATGTTTCATCTCAGCTCTCTGTCAAAGTCCCCATTTATTGAAGAAACCCGAAAAGGGCACAATTTTCTCCAACCTTAAACCCATCTGGACATTGATTCAACAATGGCAAACGGTTCCATACTTGATGAACAAGTTAGTCACCATCGAAGTTGAAGATGATCAGCAACAACGAGTATTCTTGAGTTTGATAGGAGACATGACCAATGCTGTGCTGCATGCCCGAAATAATCctgaaaacgaaaagaatgtATTCAAATTCGATGAAGGTTTGCGTTCTGTAGATTGGGATAAAATGACACATGCCATTCTTCTAGAACCTCATCCGGAAACCTGGAACACTGTATCCAA AGTCTTTCTGTTATATGATCCGCCTGTAAatgcaaagaagaaagagaaagtggCCGCTTTGTTGCGACTATATTTGGGTAAAGACACTTCTGCCGAACCTTCAGAACGTGCCGCTTTTGGCAAGTCCACGATTCACTCCAAAATCTTCACTGCCGCAATGTTGAATCCACAGAATGAGAAACCCGTATTGAAAAGGGACTCGGGCAACCAACATTCTCAAGACAACAAATATTCAGCTGACCAAGCCCCAGTGATCGATGAATGGACCTTGTGTTCAG AACACGATTGGTCACGTGTCCCTATTGGTAGCCTTCCGAGTATCACGACTGATAAGCTGGAGTTGGAAGGAGTTGACTGGGAACTAGTTGAAGTAGAAGCTAGCGATTGTAATTCAGATCGCATCGTGAACGGTACAAAACGAACTGGAGAGCGATTCGATTGGAATTCTTTACTGCGCAAGCGAAGACGAAGAGGCGGCCTGACCAAAGAAGGTCCAGTCGGACATGTAGCGAAAAcacaataa
- the LOC124206173 gene encoding N-alpha-acetyltransferase 80-like isoform X3, producing MRTIENSNPNLPISLLLIKNTQQNKDEVVGHAKISRLPLVPGTCLIESVLVNPVNRGKGFGKLLMEECEKLATQFGFSWAILSTHDKQEFYRKLGYEFCQPVCQYGAPPSSASHLLETTQPNKASETVSKTGPCEGSVLKTKTAFPQPPPLPEFTNISVPAKKVYMKKSLKQ from the exons ATGAGAACAATTGAAAACTCAAATCCTAACCTTCCGATTTCTCTGTTGttaataaaaaacacacaacaaaataaagatGAGGTAGTTGGACATGCAAAGATCTCAAGATTACCACTAGTGCCAGGAACATGTTTGATTGAGTCAG TTTTAGTAAATCCAGTCAATAGGGGAAAAGGTTTCGGTAAGCTGCTTATGGAAGAATGTGAGAAACTTGCAACTCAGTTTGGATTTTCATGGGCAATACTTTCCACTCATGATAAACAGGAATTTTATCGGAAATTAGGCTATGAATTTTGTCAGCCAGTATGCCAATATGGCGCGCCTCCATCAAGCGCATCACATTTA TTAGAAACAACTCAACCTAATAAAGCCTCGGAGACGGTCAGTAAAACAGGACCTTGTGAGGGATCGGTCTTAAAAACTAAAACCGCATTTCCACAGCCGCCACCTTTACCGGAGTTTACTAATATTTCTGTTCCCGCTAAAAAAGTATACATGAAAAAATCTCTAAAGCAATAA
- the LOC124206171 gene encoding probable ribonuclease ZC3H12C isoform X2 — protein sequence MTWIPSGSSSSTDRFLPPLPVLAHLPPPYSLLFPPPPAAEMEETDPSPTAHKPCLAAKRPLMAPYSEAAKALLSSPLPPELVVDFKGCSTSSTASPTISLRNSTSENNVHHLPAESGDRRLDGTGSNLACRTLSDGARKSYARRKLESEDSSYDSDYECSDSLNLALTGLSGDLIQSVAGVAQQHEDISRTVSDTLAAEFNEYVCIYNPSFQRLKETARDDSDDSDESPLACATDPSYSNRVEFALKLGYTEQQVQKALVKLGQPTQNELLAELIRLASLAGPGSTEGIESQSDCVRSHRPLSITSSDEAVLRHVVIDGSNVAISHGNKEIFSCRGIQLCVDWFRARGHREITVFVPMWRKETSKIDAPIANQEILLELEKERMLVFTPSRQVGGRRLVCYDDRYILRLAAETDGIVVSNDNYRDLVSENPEYRKIVEERILMYSFVNDRFMPPEDPLGRNGPKLDRFLRKLPAKGSAEATAPPCPYGKKCTYGNKCKYYHPERGNVPQKTISERLAEQTVARKIRESSPTCKTFSLPLTKNFASPTAGKPPSPVKKTPLARTKSIVPTLSLLPPELTEERPVQDGPKPEEADTRAPILKSRSVENMARLSPVRSVIQAQQQIPHGLMLHAPPPAFSVPPPPMTMDGFGSNSINWNRSGHVPLGQQLSDPPSVTSSSGVEEPDDSARPNPHRKVQRQLTLNPLNPACDPRLYTLKGLAPPYPPPPISVHSIVTRNASAPAPTSQLHARSHPHVQPAGSNNHMQRLNSTSDTQLNLYGAAAAASAAMPGSQDWSSQGLTDPFDEWTNSPPPPLPPVQPSQHMHQQQHSWASRTSSLPAHQHLSSSPVQAFNENGPNSKSEARYKLFYHLAAIFPEEQVRQVMSLMPDETNAQKICAAILALYPKDN from the exons ATGACATGGATCCCGTCCGGTTCGTCTTCTAGTACCGATCGATTCTTACCGCCTCTACCAGTGCTGGCTCATCTTCCTCCGCCATATTCTCTCTTGTTCCCGCCTCCTCCGGCCGCTGAAATGGAAGAAACAGACCCGTCGCCTACTGCGCACAAACCCTGTCTGGCAGCCAAACGGCCCTTAATGGCCCCTTACAGCGAAGCGGCTAAAGCCTTACTCAGTTCACCTCTTCCGCCTGAATTGGTCGTCGACTTTAAAG GTTGCAGCACGTCGTCGACAGCGTCGCCTACCATTTCGCTGCGCAATTCAACTTCGGAAAATAACGTTCATCACCTTCCAGCCGAGAGTGGCGATCGAAGATTGGACGGAACCGGATCCAATCTCGCTTGCCGGACACTCAGCGATGGTGCTCGGAAGAGTTATGCCCGTCGCAAACTGGAATCAGAGGACTCGAGTTACGATTCCGATTACGAGTGTTCCGATAGCCTTAACTTGGCATTGACAGGTCTGTCAGGTGACCTTATCCAATCGGTTGCGGGTGTGGCTCAACAGCACGAAGACATTTCCCGGACTGTGTCCGACACCCTGGCCGCCGAGTTCAATGAATACGTCTGCATCTACAATCCGTCTTTCCAGAG GTTGAAGGAAACGGCACGCGATGATTCCGACGACTCCGACGAGAGTCCCCTCGCCTGTGCCACTGACCCGTCTTATTCGAATCGGGTCGAATTTGCCTTAAAATTAGGTTATACCGAGCAGCAAGTTCAAAAAGCTTTGGTCAAATTGGGGCAACCAACCCAGAATGAACTTTTGGCCGAACTCATTCGTTTGGCATCTCTAGCCGGACCAGGGTCGACGGAAGGAATCGAATCACAGTCGGATTGTGTTCGATCGCATCGTCCATTGTCCATCACTAGTTCAGATGAGGCGGTGCTAAGGCATGTCGTCATCGATGGAAGCAACGTAGCCATTAG CCATGGCAACAAGGAAATTTTCTCATGTCGAGGAATCCAGCTGTGTGTAGACTGGTTCCGCGCCAGAGGTCACCGTGAAATAACCGTCTTCGTTCCCATGTGGCGGAAAGAAACGTCTAAAATTGACGCGCCCATAGCCA ATCAAGAGATTTTGCTGGAATTGGAAAAGGAACGAATGCTGGTTTTCACTCCGTCAAGGCAAGTCGGTGGCCGTCGTTTGGTTTGCTACGACGATCGGTACATTTTACGATTGGCGGCCGAGACGGACGGCATTGTCGTATCCAACGACAACTACCGCGATCTGGTGTCTGAAAACCCAGAATATCGAAAGATAGTCGAAGAGCGCATCCTGATGTACTCGTTCGTTAACGATCGGTTTATGCCGCCTGAAGATCCTTTGGGTCGTAATGGACCCAAGCTGGATCGCTTCCTGCGCAAACTTCCAGCCAAGGGATCCGCAGAAGCTACTGCCCCTCCGTGTCCGTATGGCAAAAAATGTACCTATGGAAACAAGTGCAAATATTATCATCCGGAGAGAGGCAATGTCCCTCAGAAAACCATCAGCGAACGGTTGGCCGAGCAGACGGTGGCAAGAAAAATCCGCGAATCTTCTCCGACATGCAAAACGTTTAGTCTTCCGTTGACGAAAAATTTTGCCAGCCCAACGGCCGGCAAACCGCCCAGTCCTGTGAAGAAAACGCCACTCGCACGGACGAAATCAATCGTGCCAACACTGTCACTTCTTCCTCCGGAATTGACTGAAGAGAGACCAGTTCAAGACGGCCCTAAGCCGGAAGAGGCCGACACAAGGGCGCCTATTCTCAAGAGCCGCAGTGTAGAAAACATGGCCCGGCTTTCGCCAGTTCGGTCAGTGATCCAAGCACAACAGCAAATCCCTCACGGTCTAATGCTTCACGCTCCTCCACCCGCTTTCTCCGTCCCTCCGCCACCAATGACCATGGATGGATTCGGAAGCAACAGTATTAACTGGAACAGAAGCGGACATGTCCCCTTGGGCCAACAGTTATCAGATCCGCCCTCCGTGACTTCTTCCAGCGGGGTAGAAGAGCCCGACGACTCTGCTCGACCTAATCCGCACCGGAAGGTTCAACGTCAGCTGACATTGAATCCATTGAACCCAGCATGCGATCCGCGATTGTACACCTTAAAGGGCTTGGCTCCGCCTTATCCGCCTCCGCCCATTTCCGTCCATTCGATCGTCACTCGCAACGCATCCGCTCCGGCACCAACGTCTCAACTTCACGCTCGCTCCCATCCACATGTGCAACCCGCAGGATCCAACAATCACATGCAACGACTGAACAGCACATCCGACACACAACTTAATTTATacggggctgctgctgctgcgtcgGCGGCCATGCCCGGCTCGCAAGACTGGAGCTCACAGGGTCTGACAGATCCTTTTGACGAATGGACCAACTCTCCTCCTCCGCCATTACCACCCGTTCAGCCGTCTCAACACatgcatcaacaacaacattcttGGGCCAGCCGAACTTCCAGTCTGCCAGCTCATCAACACCTGTCTTCATCGCCGGTGCAAGCCTTCAACGAGAACGGGCCCAACAGTAAAAGCGAAGCACGTTACAAGCTCTTTTATCACTTGGCTGCCATCTTTCCTGAAGAGCAGGTGCGACAAGTGATGTCACTGATGCCTGACGAAACAAACGCCCAGAAAATCTGCGCTGCCATTTTGGCACTGTACCCCAAAGACAATTAG
- the LOC124206174 gene encoding vesicle transport protein SFT2B-like, translating to MMDKLRRALSGNDGGDEERGFVAQVVESSSLGWGTRVKGFIACFVIGIVLSIIGSVCLFFGSRGLVAFSVFYTTGNLVALVSTCFLMGPLNQCKKMFSPTRVVATVLVFVCLILTLLSAFLWKKSGLALVFCIIQFLAMTWYSLSYIPYARDLVKKTVSTCMG from the exons atgatgGACAAATTGAGACGTGCTCTTAGTGGGAATGATGGTGGAGACGAAGAAAGAGGCTTTGTTGCTcag GTGGTCGAGTCCTCTTCGTTGGGATGGGGTACACGTGTCAAAGGATTCATTGCCTGCTTCGTTATTGGAATAGTTTTATCCATCATTGGCTctgtttgcttgttttttgGCAGTAGAGGACTTGTTGCATTTTCTGTGTTTTACACTACCGGAAACCTTGTTGCTCTTGTCAG CACCTGTTTTTTGATGGGCCCATTAAACCAATGCAAAAAAATGTTCTCTCCCACTAGAGTAGTGGCAACAGTTTTGGTATTTGTTTGCCTTATTCTAACTCTCCTCTCTGCATTCCTG tgGAAAAAGAGTGGGCTTGCCCTTGTATTCTGTATCATTCAGTTCCTGGCCATGACTTGGTACTCTTTATCGTACATTCCGTACGCCCGAGATTTAGTAAAGAAAACTGTTTCTACATGCATgggataa
- the LOC124206168 gene encoding uncharacterized protein LOC124206168 encodes MGNFMKHLNSNDEGLSSSKIIPEKDTEIFFDRTTPTFRCTSQLLSTYNTGQSKCVMQYQNENIFIAYLTGKRALITRPYHTPSLQHRNDIISKPVIHLSYAKHRLSNFGLKIEDAHCNVQGNDQWLKMESKSFQKNIQLIHFNVQSGSNFDCREQHERPVNFDIKVVSTIGNYYYEIMDNAWSTDFWAAATNQKLTDVEIFVGTVKVMEAHRVILCARSPVLKATLLSQITNTKKSIVTFGAEFDVKIVKHFLNFLYTGSLKTSASGQQLSKMATMYEVETLKNVCQQLINANPPDAEELTNFLLQL; translated from the exons ATGGGTAACTTCATGAAACATCTCAACAGCAATGACGAaggactttcttcttctaaaatcAT TCCGGAAAAAGAtacggaaatattttttgatcgaACGACGCCTACCTTTCGATGCACTTCGCAATTATTATCAACTTATAATACCGGACAATCAAAATGTGTGAtgcaatatcaaaatgaaaatatttttatcgctTACTTAACTGGGAAAAGAGCTTTAATCACTAGGCCTTACCACACCCCCTCACTACAACATCGCAACGATATTATTAGTAAACCTGTGATTCATTTATCATACGCTAAGCATCGGCTAAGCAACTTCGGCTTGAAAATAGAAGATGCTCATTGCAACGTACAGGGCAACGACCAATGgttaaaaatggaatcgaaAAGTTTTCAGAAAAACATACAACTGATACACTTCAACGTACAATCAGGGTCGAATTTTGATTGTAGAGAACAACATGAACGTCCAGTCAATTTCGACATCAAAGTCGTTAGCACGATCggcaattattattatgaaattATGGATAACGCTTGGTCGACAGATTTTTGGGCTGCCGCTACAAACCAGAAGTTGACTGATGTCGAAATCTTTGTTGGAACTGTTAAAGTGATGGAAGCTCACCGAGTTATCCTATGCGCTCGCAGTCCTGTCTTAAAAGCAACTTTATTGAGCCAGATCACTAACACAAAGAAATCCATCGTCACATTTGGGGCGGAATTTGATGTTAAAattgtgaaacattttttgaatttcctttaCACCGGCTCTTTGAAGACGAGTGCCAGCGGCCAACAACTTAGTAAAATGGCCACAATGTACGAAGTGGAgactttgaaaaatgtgtgcCAGCAGCTAATTAACGCCAACCCACCGGATGCAGAAGAACTGAccaactttcttcttcagttaTAA